In Sulfitobacter sp. M39, the following proteins share a genomic window:
- a CDS encoding polyamine ABC transporter substrate-binding protein, protein MKYSLLSSIAATALIATSALGEEVRVYNWSDYIDEDLLQKFETETGIDLIYDVFDSNEVLETKMLAGGSGYDVVVPTGTFLERQITAGVFQKLDKDKLPNIANMWDVIEDRVSKYDPGNEYAVNYMWGTTGLGVNMTKVKEVLGEDAPVDSLDLVFKPENMEKLAECGVHFLDAPTEMIPAALKFLGEDPQSQDPDVIAKAEPVLTAVAPHVQKFHSSEYINALANGDICVAFGWSGDILQSRDRAAEADNGVEIAYYAPKEGALMWFDNMAIPADAPNPDGAHKFLNFMMEPENMAAASNYVYYANGNKASQEFLAEDVIGDTAIYPDEATLENLYTISSYSPKVQRVVTRMWTKIKSGI, encoded by the coding sequence ATGAAATATAGCTTGCTCAGTTCAATCGCAGCAACGGCATTGATCGCCACCAGCGCCTTGGGTGAAGAGGTGCGGGTCTATAACTGGTCCGACTACATCGACGAAGACCTGTTGCAGAAATTTGAAACAGAAACCGGCATTGATCTGATCTATGACGTGTTTGACAGTAACGAAGTGCTTGAAACCAAGATGCTTGCAGGCGGGTCCGGCTACGACGTGGTTGTCCCGACCGGTACCTTCCTTGAACGCCAGATCACGGCGGGGGTTTTCCAGAAGCTCGACAAAGACAAGCTGCCGAACATCGCCAACATGTGGGACGTGATCGAGGACCGCGTATCGAAATACGACCCCGGTAATGAATATGCCGTTAACTATATGTGGGGCACCACTGGGCTTGGCGTTAACATGACCAAGGTTAAGGAAGTGCTGGGCGAAGATGCCCCTGTTGATTCGCTAGACCTCGTATTCAAGCCCGAGAACATGGAAAAGCTGGCTGAATGTGGCGTCCATTTCCTTGACGCTCCGACAGAAATGATCCCCGCGGCGCTGAAGTTTCTGGGCGAAGATCCCCAATCCCAGGACCCTGACGTGATCGCTAAGGCGGAGCCTGTTTTGACGGCGGTTGCCCCCCACGTTCAAAAGTTCCACAGCTCGGAGTATATTAACGCACTGGCCAACGGTGATATCTGCGTTGCCTTCGGCTGGTCGGGTGACATTCTACAATCGCGTGACCGCGCGGCCGAGGCGGATAACGGTGTCGAAATCGCCTACTACGCGCCAAAAGAAGGGGCGTTGATGTGGTTCGACAATATGGCCATTCCAGCGGATGCGCCAAACCCGGATGGGGCGCATAAGTTCTTGAATTTCATGATGGAACCAGAGAACATGGCCGCCGCCTCGAACTACGTTTACTATGCGAACGGCAACAAGGCGAGCCAGGAGTTCCTTGCCGAGGACGTGATCGGGGACACAGCGATTTACCCAGACGAAGCCACGCTGGAAAACCTGTATACCATTTCTTCCTATTCG
- a CDS encoding GntR family transcriptional regulator, with protein sequence MNLNSADLASQKPLESPAKVPAHQHVYERVRKLILFGDLAPGQAVTIQGLAETLDAGMTPVREALRRLIAEGALVHQGNRRVSVPVLDLEGVNELEFMRKTLETELAQRATGRMSETVLNELAQVDDALNHAIDRGDIGEYLTQNYRFHTIINACAEAPILAATVDRLWLMFGPSLRVVCGRFGTSNLPDKHADLLAAFREGDASKAAQAMAEDVSQGMVQIRASL encoded by the coding sequence ATGAACTTAAATTCCGCTGACCTTGCGTCGCAAAAGCCTTTGGAAAGCCCGGCCAAGGTGCCGGCCCATCAGCATGTCTATGAACGCGTGCGCAAGCTGATCCTGTTCGGCGACCTTGCCCCTGGTCAGGCCGTCACCATTCAAGGCCTTGCAGAAACCCTTGATGCGGGCATGACCCCAGTGCGCGAAGCGCTGCGCCGTTTGATCGCCGAAGGCGCGCTGGTGCATCAGGGCAATCGCCGCGTATCAGTGCCTGTGCTGGACCTCGAAGGGGTTAACGAGCTGGAATTCATGCGAAAAACTCTTGAAACAGAGCTTGCACAACGTGCCACAGGCCGCATGTCAGAGACTGTTTTAAACGAACTTGCACAGGTGGATGACGCGCTGAACCACGCGATTGATCGCGGGGATATCGGCGAATACCTGACCCAGAACTACCGTTTTCACACCATCATCAACGCCTGTGCAGAGGCCCCTATTCTGGCCGCGACCGTCGACCGCTTATGGCTGATGTTCGGCCCGTCGCTGCGCGTGGTCTGCGGTCGGTTTGGCACGTCGAACCTGCCAGATAAACATGCCGACTTGCTCGCGGCTTTTCGCGAAGGCGATGCGTCAAAGGCTGCGCAGGCCATGGCCGAGGATGTTTCTCAGGGCATGGTCCAGATTCGCGCCTCGCTTTGA
- a CDS encoding aspartate aminotransferase family protein — protein sequence MAHITNHMPTAELQALDAAHHMHPFTTNDELAEKGARIITRAKGVYLTDSEGNEILDGMAGLWCVNIGYGRQEMADVAARQMLELNYYNTFFMTSHVPAIALAKEIASLAPGDLNHVFFAGSGSEANDTNIRMVRTYWAMKGKPEKSHIISRKNAYHGSSMGSGSLGGMSYMHEQGGMPIPGIHHINQPDWWVEGGDHTPEAFGLARAQELEAKILELGADNVAAFIGEPIQGAGGVIVPPSTYWPEIQRICDKYDVLIIADEVICGFGRTGSWFGSETMGIKPHIMTIAKGLSSGYQPIGGSIVCDEIAQTIGSGEFNHGYTYSGHPVCSAVALENLRIMQDEKILDHVNNVAAPALKEGLAKLAEHPLVGTVNVAGLMASLPLSPRKETRSKFAGDAGTVGYMCRERCFANNLVMRHVGDRMIISPPLVITPEEIKVFMTRATKALDETYTAVKEGGLLKAAEDHAQDAESPLG from the coding sequence ATGGCCCATATCACCAACCACATGCCCACCGCCGAGCTGCAAGCGCTTGACGCCGCGCATCACATGCACCCGTTCACCACCAATGACGAGCTTGCCGAGAAGGGCGCGCGGATTATCACCCGTGCCAAGGGCGTCTACCTGACCGACAGCGAGGGGAACGAGATCCTCGATGGGATGGCGGGTCTTTGGTGCGTCAACATCGGTTATGGCCGTCAGGAAATGGCCGATGTCGCCGCGCGCCAGATGCTCGAGCTGAACTACTACAACACGTTCTTCATGACCTCCCACGTGCCCGCCATCGCCCTTGCAAAAGAGATTGCGTCACTGGCCCCCGGCGATCTGAACCATGTGTTCTTTGCCGGGTCGGGGTCCGAAGCGAATGACACCAACATCCGGATGGTGCGCACCTATTGGGCGATGAAAGGGAAGCCAGAGAAATCCCACATCATCAGCCGCAAGAATGCCTATCACGGGTCGTCGATGGGGTCCGGCTCTCTTGGTGGCATGAGCTATATGCACGAACAGGGCGGCATGCCGATCCCCGGTATTCACCATATCAACCAGCCCGACTGGTGGGTGGAAGGTGGCGATCATACGCCCGAGGCGTTCGGCCTTGCCCGCGCGCAAGAGCTTGAAGCCAAGATCCTCGAGCTGGGGGCAGATAATGTCGCGGCGTTCATCGGTGAACCCATTCAGGGCGCGGGCGGTGTTATCGTGCCGCCAAGCACCTACTGGCCCGAAATCCAGCGTATTTGTGACAAGTACGACGTATTGATCATCGCGGACGAGGTGATCTGTGGCTTTGGCCGGACAGGCAGCTGGTTCGGGTCCGAAACCATGGGAATCAAGCCGCATATCATGACCATTGCCAAGGGCCTGAGCTCTGGCTACCAGCCGATTGGCGGGTCCATCGTTTGTGACGAGATCGCGCAGACCATCGGGTCCGGGGAGTTCAATCACGGCTATACCTATTCGGGGCACCCCGTCTGCTCGGCCGTGGCACTGGAAAACCTGCGGATTATGCAGGACGAAAAGATTCTGGATCACGTGAACAATGTTGCGGCCCCCGCCCTGAAGGAGGGGCTGGCCAAATTGGCAGAGCATCCTTTGGTCGGCACCGTCAACGTCGCGGGTCTTATGGCGTCGCTGCCGCTGTCCCCGCGCAAAGAAACGCGGTCAAAGTTCGCAGGCGATGCAGGAACCGTCGGTTATATGTGTCGTGAACGCTGCTTTGCGAATAATCTGGTGATGCGCCACGTCGGCGACCGGATGATCATCTCGCCACCGCTGGTGATCACCCCCGAAGAGATCAAAGTATTCATGACGCGCGCCACCAAAGCGCTGGATGAAACCTATACCGCGGTCAAAGAAGGCGGCCTGCTCAAGGCAGCCGAAGACCACGCGCAAGACGCTGAATCGCCGCTCGGCTAA
- a CDS encoding ABC transporter ATP-binding protein, with protein sequence MADTSATNAFVEFERVQKSYDGENLVVKDLNLSMPKGEFLTMLGPSGSGKTTCLMMLAGFETATHGDIRLDGKSINNIPPHKRGIGMVFQNYALFPHMTVAENLAFPLEVRKIGKSEREEKVKIALDRVQMGDFGGRRPAQLSGGQQQRVALARALVFEPELVLMDEPLGALDKQLRETLQFEITHLAHELGITVVYVTHDQTEALTMSDRVAVFENGRIQQLAPPDLLYEEPENSFVAQFIGENNTLEGVVTEIKGGTCLVQLDGGGLIEAKPINVTRAGERTRVSIRPERVEFNKDRMQEGAHTLKAEVLEFVYMGDIFRTRLRVAGTDNFIIKTRNAPDQVRLKPGQQIEIGWLAEDCRALDA encoded by the coding sequence TTGGCAGATACTTCAGCAACGAATGCGTTCGTAGAATTTGAACGCGTGCAGAAAAGCTATGACGGCGAAAATCTCGTCGTAAAAGACCTCAACCTGTCGATGCCGAAAGGCGAGTTTCTGACAATGCTCGGGCCATCGGGGTCCGGCAAGACCACCTGCCTGATGATGCTGGCGGGTTTCGAAACGGCCACGCATGGCGACATCCGGCTTGATGGTAAATCGATCAACAACATCCCGCCGCACAAACGCGGCATTGGCATGGTGTTCCAGAACTACGCGCTTTTCCCGCATATGACCGTTGCCGAAAACCTCGCCTTCCCGCTTGAGGTGCGCAAGATCGGCAAGTCCGAGCGTGAAGAGAAAGTGAAGATCGCGCTGGACCGTGTTCAGATGGGCGACTTCGGCGGCCGCCGTCCGGCACAGCTTTCCGGCGGTCAGCAGCAACGTGTTGCCTTGGCCCGTGCTTTGGTCTTCGAACCTGAACTGGTGTTGATGGACGAACCGCTGGGGGCGTTGGACAAACAGCTGCGCGAAACATTGCAGTTCGAGATCACGCATCTGGCGCATGAATTGGGCATCACTGTGGTCTACGTGACCCACGACCAGACCGAAGCGCTGACAATGTCCGACCGCGTAGCCGTGTTCGAAAACGGCCGCATCCAACAGTTGGCCCCGCCCGATCTGCTGTATGAAGAGCCCGAAAACAGCTTTGTTGCGCAGTTCATCGGCGAGAATAACACCCTTGAAGGCGTCGTGACCGAGATCAAGGGCGGCACTTGCCTTGTGCAGTTGGACGGCGGCGGCCTGATCGAGGCAAAGCCGATCAACGTGACCCGCGCCGGCGAACGCACCCGTGTCTCTATCCGCCCCGAGCGCGTTGAATTCAACAAGGACCGGATGCAGGAAGGGGCGCATACGCTGAAAGCCGAAGTACTTGAATTCGTCTATATGGGCGACATCTTCCGCACCCGTCTGCGGGTTGCCGGGACCGACAATTTTATCATCAAGACACGAAACGCACCCGATCAGGTACGTTTGAAGCCAGGCCAGCAGATCGAGATTGGCTGGTTGGCAGAGGATTGCCGCGCCCTCGACGCATAA
- a CDS encoding extracellular solute-binding protein, which translates to MKFTTTLLASSAIIGAGTLAFADAHADMAKEMTLVSWGGAYQASQDKAYLQPYLEMHPELSAVWDESSNEAVAKLRAMNEAGNVTWDLVDVVAADAIRLCDEGLAMEIDADEMLAEAPDGTSAEDDFGDLLVSDCFIPQIVYSTTFGYRTDMVGDTPPTKICDVFDTEAYPGKRALEKRPINNMEWALLCDGVAKDEVYDVLATPEGQEQALAKLDTIKDDVIWWSAGADTPQLLADGEVVMGSTYNGRLFSVIEEQDQPVAMLWDAQVFDLDGWIIPAGLPDDRLARVKDFVKFATDTQRLADQSQYISYGPARLSSAPMVGKHAELGIDMAPHMPTDPANAENTFLYNYEFWADYRDDIDAKFQAWLAQ; encoded by the coding sequence ATGAAGTTTACGACAACGCTACTCGCATCCTCCGCGATCATTGGCGCTGGCACATTGGCATTCGCCGATGCGCATGCGGACATGGCCAAAGAGATGACGCTTGTTTCCTGGGGTGGCGCTTACCAAGCCAGCCAAGACAAAGCGTATCTGCAGCCCTATCTGGAAATGCACCCTGAACTCTCTGCTGTTTGGGATGAAAGCTCCAACGAAGCCGTGGCAAAGCTGCGCGCGATGAACGAAGCCGGCAACGTGACCTGGGATCTGGTCGACGTGGTTGCCGCTGACGCCATCCGCCTGTGCGACGAAGGTCTGGCGATGGAAATCGACGCGGACGAAATGCTGGCAGAAGCCCCCGACGGGACATCCGCTGAAGACGACTTTGGCGACCTGCTGGTCAGCGACTGCTTTATCCCGCAGATCGTGTATTCGACCACATTCGGGTATCGCACAGACATGGTTGGCGACACGCCTCCAACCAAAATCTGCGACGTCTTCGACACCGAAGCCTACCCAGGCAAGCGCGCGCTTGAAAAGCGTCCGATCAACAACATGGAATGGGCGCTGCTCTGTGACGGCGTTGCAAAGGACGAAGTCTATGACGTTCTGGCAACTCCAGAAGGTCAGGAACAGGCTCTGGCCAAGCTCGACACCATCAAGGACGACGTGATCTGGTGGTCCGCCGGTGCCGACACGCCACAGCTGCTGGCCGATGGTGAAGTCGTCATGGGGTCCACCTACAACGGCCGTCTGTTCAGCGTCATCGAAGAGCAAGACCAGCCCGTTGCAATGCTGTGGGACGCACAAGTGTTCGACCTTGACGGTTGGATCATCCCCGCCGGTCTGCCTGACGACCGTCTGGCCCGCGTCAAAGACTTCGTGAAATTCGCGACAGACACACAGCGTCTGGCGGATCAATCGCAGTACATCAGCTACGGCCCTGCCCGTTTGTCCTCCGCTCCTATGGTTGGCAAGCACGCAGAACTGGGCATCGACATGGCACCACACATGCCAACCGACCCGGCCAACGCAGAGAACACGTTCCTGTACAACTACGAGTTCTGGGCTGACTACCGCGACGACATCGACGCGAAGTTCCAAGCATGGTTGGCGCAATAA
- a CDS encoding ABC transporter permease gives MSDTADATNDTPEQTGPMLAADGTPLKRSLNRALRRQKLSALLLIAPLLIFILITFIAPIADMLFRSVENQIVSDTLPRTTQTLSDWDSESGETPGAPVYKALYEDLFIAQERKLHTRLGSRLNYELTGASSLFRKSGRGVDDIGEVFQDQFEDLNDFWKKGENWNALLGSDAWLAEISDWKKSSGDDQPAFEMREGMAELLPETAEYYEIFADFVQNDDEDNLYKEDPWALIYSALYDDLTGPTASQIASYSGPASAELTEAAAAAPAFDAVDYKTAFTEIDDDWGKTPIWSTIRAYSPALTNGYFLNAVDMQKTADGPEFRPDNERIYGTLFMSVCITLSCILLGYPVAWILANLPARTANLLMILVLLPFWTSLLVRTSAWKVMLQQQGVINDTLVWLGLVADDSRLALINNQTGTIIAMTHILLPFMILPLYSVMQTVPPSYLRAAKSLGATNWTAFWRVYFPQSVPGIGAGSILVFILSIGYYITPEIVGGTTGTFISNRIAYHISSSLNWGLAAALGAILLAVVLGLYWAYDKIVGIDNVKLGG, from the coding sequence ATGAGCGATACCGCCGACGCGACGAACGACACACCTGAACAGACCGGCCCGATGCTGGCCGCGGACGGCACACCGCTGAAACGCAGCCTGAACCGTGCGCTCCGTCGTCAGAAGCTCAGCGCGCTCTTGCTGATCGCCCCTCTGCTGATCTTTATCCTGATCACCTTTATAGCGCCGATCGCCGATATGCTGTTCCGCTCTGTTGAGAACCAAATCGTCAGCGACACGCTGCCCCGCACCACGCAGACCCTGTCCGACTGGGACAGCGAAAGCGGTGAAACCCCCGGCGCCCCCGTCTACAAGGCGCTCTACGAAGACCTGTTCATCGCACAGGAACGCAAATTGCACACCCGTCTGGGCTCAAGGCTCAACTACGAGCTGACCGGTGCATCGTCCCTGTTCCGCAAATCCGGCCGCGGCGTGGATGACATTGGCGAAGTGTTTCAGGACCAGTTCGAGGATCTGAACGACTTCTGGAAGAAGGGGGAAAACTGGAACGCGCTGCTTGGCTCCGACGCATGGCTGGCAGAGATTTCCGACTGGAAAAAATCCTCCGGCGACGACCAGCCCGCGTTTGAAATGCGCGAAGGCATGGCAGAGCTTCTGCCCGAGACCGCCGAATACTACGAGATTTTCGCCGACTTCGTTCAGAACGACGACGAAGACAACCTGTACAAGGAAGACCCATGGGCGCTGATCTACTCGGCCCTCTATGACGACCTGACAGGCCCCACGGCATCGCAAATCGCCAGCTATTCAGGCCCGGCATCAGCCGAACTGACCGAGGCTGCCGCAGCGGCCCCTGCATTCGACGCAGTCGATTACAAAACGGCCTTCACCGAGATTGACGACGATTGGGGCAAAACCCCGATCTGGAGCACAATCCGCGCCTACAGCCCCGCGCTGACCAACGGCTATTTCCTGAATGCCGTCGATATGCAGAAAACGGCTGACGGTCCCGAATTCCGCCCCGACAACGAACGCATCTACGGCACGCTGTTCATGTCGGTCTGCATCACCCTCAGCTGTATCCTGCTGGGCTATCCGGTGGCGTGGATCCTCGCCAACCTGCCCGCGCGCACCGCGAACCTGCTGATGATCCTCGTGCTGCTGCCCTTCTGGACCTCGCTTCTGGTGCGGACATCGGCGTGGAAGGTCATGCTGCAACAACAGGGTGTGATCAACGATACACTGGTGTGGCTGGGGCTGGTGGCCGATGACAGCCGTCTTGCGCTGATCAACAACCAAACCGGCACGATCATCGCGATGACGCACATCCTGCTGCCGTTCATGATCCTGCCGCTCTATTCCGTGATGCAAACAGTACCGCCCAGCTATCTACGTGCGGCAAAGTCGCTGGGGGCTACAAACTGGACAGCCTTCTGGCGCGTGTATTTCCCGCAATCAGTGCCCGGCATCGGAGCAGGGTCGATCCTCGTGTTCATCCTGTCGATCGGCTACTACATCACGCCAGAAATCGTCGGCGGCACCACGGGGACATTCATCTCCAACCGGATTGCCTACCATATCTCCAGCTCGCTCAACTGGGGCCTCGCGGCCGCGCTTGGGGCGATCCTGCTGGCCGTGGTGCTTGGGCTTTACTGGGCCTACGACAAGATCGTCGGCATCGACAACGTGAAACTGGGAGGCTGA